The following are encoded in a window of Primulina eburnea isolate SZY01 chromosome 4, ASM2296580v1, whole genome shotgun sequence genomic DNA:
- the LOC140829415 gene encoding PTI1-like tyrosine-protein kinase 3: protein MRKWLCCTCHVEETYDSRENEHLKSPRTHADGYQRGSKASAPVKPEVQKSVPPIEVPELSIEELKEKTDNFGSKALIGEGSYGRVYFAQLKNGKEVAVKKLDVSSEPDSNNEFLTQVSMVSRLKNENLVELHGYCVDGNLRVLAYEFATMGSLHDILHGRKGVQGAQPGPVLDWMQRVRIAVDAARGLEYLHERAHPSIIHRDIRSSNVLLFEDYKAKIADFNLSNQAPDMAARLHSTRVLGTFGYHAPEYAMTGQLTQKSDVYSFGVVLLELLTGRKPVDHTMPRGQQSLVTWATPRLSEDKVKQCVDPKLKGEYPPKGVAKLAAVAALCVQYEAEFRPNMSIVVKAMQPLLKSSAPAPEI from the exons ATGCGTAAGTGGCTTTGTTGCACGTGTCATGTAGAGGAAACGTACGACTCACGTGAAAATGAGCACCTTAAGAGCCCAAGGACTCACGCTGATG GATATCAAAGAGGCTCGAAGGCATCAGCTCCTGTGAAACCTGAAGTTCAGAAGTCTGTACCTCCAATTGAGGTTCCTGAATTGTCTATAGAGGAACTAAAGGAGAAAACTGACAATTTCGGGTCAAAAGCCTTAATTGGCGAAGGATCTTATGGAAGAGTGTACTTTGCACAGTTAAAGAATGGCAAGGAGGTTGCTGTCAAGAAGCTTGATGTGTCATCTGAGCCCGATTCGAATAATGAGTTCTTGACTCAG GTTTCCATGGTGTCAAGATTGAAGAACGAAAATCTGGTTGAATTGCATGGTTACTGTGTGGACGGCAATCTCCGTGTCTTGGCTTATGAATTCGCTACTATGGGATCTCTTCATGACATCTTGCATG GGAGGAAAGGAGTACAAGGGGCACAACCTGGTCCTGTACTTGACTGGATGCAACGAGTAAGAATTGCTGTTGATGCTGCGAGGGGACTGGAATATTTGCATGAGAGAGCACATCCTTCAATAATTCATCGAGATATCAGATCCAGCAATGTGCTTCTGTTTGAAGACTACAAAGCCAAGATTGCAGATTTTAACCTTTCAAATCAGGCCCCTGACATGGCTGCTCGCCTTCATTCTACTAGAGTTCTTGGAACCTTTGGCTATCATGCACCAGA ATATGCGATGACAGGGCAGTTGACTCAAAAGAGCGACGTGTATAGCTTTGGTGTTGTTCTGCTAGAGCTCCTGACTGGAAGGAAACCTGTTGACCACACAATGCCTCGTGGACAGCAGAGTCTTGTTACTTGG GCCACTCCAAGATTGAGCGAAGACAAAGTGAAGCAATGTGTTGATCCAAAGCTTAAGGGCGAATATCCTCCAAAAGGAGTTGCAAAG CTTGCCGCTGTTGCAGCATTATGTGTGCAGTATGAAGCTGAGTTTCGACCAAATATGAGCATTGTTGTGAAGGCTATGCAGCCACTGTTGAAGTCGTCTGCCCCTGCTCCAGAGATTTAG
- the LOC140829418 gene encoding CMP-sialic acid transporter 5-like isoform X2, protein MSRVNLCWASIWLECIETRRQKVGEKPLLSISTFIQAARSNVLLAVPALLYAINNYLKFIMQLYFNPATVKMLSNLKVLVIAVLLKIVMKRRFSVIQWEALALLLIGITINQLRTLPEGATALSVPVTTVAYVYTLIFVTVPSMASVFNEYALKSQYDTSIYLQNLFLYGYGAIFNFLAILGSAVFKGPDSFDIFEGHSKATMLLICNNAAQGILSSFFFKYADTILKKYSSTVATIFTGIASAVMFGHTLTINFMLGISVVFISMHQFFSPLAKAKEDQQNGMHEKLDMQDNHRSRESSFINMAAGANEEASHRVGPDEKQPLLPK, encoded by the exons ATGAGCCGAGTAAACCTATGTTGGGCTTCAATTTGGTTGGAATGTATAGAG ACTAGGCGGCAGAAGGTTGGTGAGAAACCACTTCTTTCAATTTCCACGTTTATTCAG GCTGCTCGCAGCAATGTGCTTCTTGCGGTTCCAGCACTTCTTTATGCTATAAATAACTATCTGAAGTTCATTATGCAG TTATATTTCAACCCTGCAACTGTTAAAATGCTGAGCAATCTAAAG GTTTTGGTCATTGCTGTGCTTCTGAAGATTGTAATGAAACGCcgattttcagttattcag TGGGAGGCTCTTGCTCTGTTGCTCATTGGGATCACCATAAATCAACTTCGAACCTTACCTGAGGGTGCCACTGCCTTGAGTGTTCCAGTTACAACTGTTGCATATGTATATACTCTGATTTTT GTGACAGTTCCTTCTATGGCCTCAGTGTTCAATGAATATGCCCTGAAGAGCCAATACGATACCAGCATTTATCTTCAG AATTTGTTTTTGTATGGATATGGAGCTATATTCAACTTCCTTGCTATTCTTGGATCTGCAGTTTTTAAAG GTCCCGACAGCTTTGATATATTCGAGGGGCATTCAAAAGCTACCATGCTTTTAATATGTAACAATGCCGCACAAGGAATTTTATCCTCCTTTTTCTTCAAATATGCTG ATACAATTTTGAAGAAGTATTCGTCAACTGTAGCTACAATATTTACGGGCATAGCATCTGCTGTTATGTTTGGCCATACTTTGACAATAAACTTTATGTTGGGTATTTCAGTGGTTTTCATCTCCATGCACCAG TTCTTTTCACCTCTTGCAAAGGCCAAGGAGGATCAACAAAATGGGATGCACGAGAAATTGGACATGCAGGACAACCATAG GTCGAGGGAGTCATCCTTTATAAATATGGCTGCTGGCGCAAATGAAGAG GCTAGCCACCGTGTAGGACCTGATGAAAAACAACCTCTGCTTCCCAAGTAA
- the LOC140829413 gene encoding uncharacterized protein isoform X5 codes for MVNWKDVLTKNTLLGLALGQFLSLLVTSTGFASSELAKKGINAPTSQSFLNYVLLALIYGVIMLYRRQALKAKWYYYLALGLVDVEANFLGGSNPLKGDLLVIAGATLYGVSNVSEEYFVKSADRVELMAFLGTFGAIISAIQISILERDELKSIQWSAGATFPFVGFSLAMFLFYSGVPVLLKISGATMLNLSLLTSDMWAVFIRMFAYKEKVDWMYYVAFAAVAVGLVVYSWGDKTDQNNAEVADQEIEHSKHFDEEAGFRQQDDRDIVGSSKSGSFSKHAIASSSGVVEK; via the exons ATGGTGAATTGGAAGGATGTTTTGACAAAGAATACATTGTTGGGTCTTGCCTTGGGACAATTTctttctcttctcgtcacttcAACTGGATTTGCATCTTCTGAACTAGCCAAAAAAg GAATTAATGCACCAACCTCGCAGTCGTTCTTGAATTATGTACTCTTGGCATTGATATATGGTGTCATTATGCTCTACAGAAGGCAAGCTCTCAAG GCCAAATGGTATTACTACCTAGCGCTTGGATTGGTTGATGTGGAAGCTAATTTTCTTG GTGGTAGCAACCCACTAAAGGGTGATCTGCTTGTGATTGCCGGAGCCACACTTTACGGTGTTAGCAACGTCAGTGAG GAGTATTTCGTTAAAAGTGCTGATAGGGTTGAACTTATGGCCTTTTTAGGAACCTTTGGTGCCATTATCAGTGCTATACAGAT AAGCATACTTGAACGGGATGAACTCAAATCCATTCAATGGTCAGCTGGGGCG ACTTTTCCTTTTGTTGGATTTTCTTTGGCCATGTTTCTGTTTTACTCTGGAGTCCCCGTCTTGCTGAAG ATCAGCGGAGCTACAATGCTAAATCTATCTTTGCTCACCTCAGATATGTGGGCAGTTTTTATTCGGATGTTTGCATACAAGGAAAAG GTGGATTGGATGTACTATGTAGCCTTTGCTGCTGTTGCTGTTGGGCTCGTCGTTTATTCATG GGGTGATAAAACAGATCAAAACAATGCAGAGGTTGCTGACCAGGAGATTGAGCATAGCAAACATTTTGATGAGGAAGCCGGTTTTCGTCAACAAGATGACAGAGACATAGTGGGAAGCTCGAAATCTGGAAGTTTTAGTAAACATGCCATTGCTTCTTCAAGTGGCGTCGTGGAAAAGTAA
- the LOC140829413 gene encoding uncharacterized protein isoform X1, with the protein MIQIMVNTKIIEFLKNKNTIVALVLGQLLSLVLTSTGFSSLELVKRGINAPTSQSFLNYVLLALIYGVIMLYRRQALKAKWYYYLALGLVDVEANFLVVKAYQYTSITSVMLLDCWAIPCVMFLTWFFLKTKYRFKKFAGVVICVAGIIIVVFSDVHSAERASGSNPLKGDLLVIAGATLYGVSNVSEEYFVKSADRVELMAFLGTFGAIISAIQISILERDELKSIQWSAGATFPFVGFSLAMFLFYSGVPVLLKISGATMLNLSLLTSDMWAVFIRMFAYKEKVDWMYYVAFAAVAVGLVVYSWGDKTDQNNAEVADQEIEHSKHFDEEAGFRQQDDRDIVGSSKSGSFSKHAIASSSGVVEK; encoded by the exons ATGATCCAGATCATGGTCAATACAAAAATTATCGAGTTTTTGAAGAATAAGAATACCATAGTAGCACTCGTGTTGGGACAGCTGCTTTCTCTTGTTCTGACTTCAACTGGATTTTCATCTCTTGAGTTGGTCAAACGAG GAATTAATGCACCAACCTCGCAGTCGTTCTTGAATTATGTACTCTTGGCATTGATATATGGTGTCATTATGCTCTACAGAAGGCAAGCTCTCAAG GCCAAATGGTATTACTACCTAGCGCTTGGATTGGTTGATGTGGAAGCTAATTTTCTTG TGGTGAAGGCGTACCAGTACACATCAATTACGAGTGTCATGCTACTGGATTGTTGGGCAATACCATGTGTGATGTTTCTTACCTGGTTCTTTTTGAAGACTAAGTACAGATTTAAAAAGTTTGCTGGTGTAGTCATTTGTGTTGCTGGCATCATTATTGTTGTCTTCTCAGACGTTCATTCTGCAGAGAGAGCTA GTGGTAGCAACCCACTAAAGGGTGATCTGCTTGTGATTGCCGGAGCCACACTTTACGGTGTTAGCAACGTCAGTGAG GAGTATTTCGTTAAAAGTGCTGATAGGGTTGAACTTATGGCCTTTTTAGGAACCTTTGGTGCCATTATCAGTGCTATACAGAT AAGCATACTTGAACGGGATGAACTCAAATCCATTCAATGGTCAGCTGGGGCG ACTTTTCCTTTTGTTGGATTTTCTTTGGCCATGTTTCTGTTTTACTCTGGAGTCCCCGTCTTGCTGAAG ATCAGCGGAGCTACAATGCTAAATCTATCTTTGCTCACCTCAGATATGTGGGCAGTTTTTATTCGGATGTTTGCATACAAGGAAAAG GTGGATTGGATGTACTATGTAGCCTTTGCTGCTGTTGCTGTTGGGCTCGTCGTTTATTCATG GGGTGATAAAACAGATCAAAACAATGCAGAGGTTGCTGACCAGGAGATTGAGCATAGCAAACATTTTGATGAGGAAGCCGGTTTTCGTCAACAAGATGACAGAGACATAGTGGGAAGCTCGAAATCTGGAAGTTTTAGTAAACATGCCATTGCTTCTTCAAGTGGCGTCGTGGAAAAGTAA
- the LOC140829413 gene encoding uncharacterized protein isoform X4, whose amino-acid sequence MLYRRQALKAKWYYYLALGLVDVEANFLVVKAYQYTSITSVMLLDCWAIPCVMFLTWFFLKTKYRFKKFAGVVICVAGIIIVVFSDVHSAERASGSNPLKGDLLVIAGATLYGVSNVSEEYFVKSADRVELMAFLGTFGAIISAIQISILERDELKSIQWSAGATFPFVGFSLAMFLFYSGVPVLLKISGATMLNLSLLTSDMWAVFIRMFAYKEKVDWMYYVAFAAVAVGLVVYSWGDKTDQNNAEVADQEIEHSKHFDEEAGFRQQDDRDIVGSSKSGSFSKHAIASSSGVVEK is encoded by the exons ATGCTCTACAGAAGGCAAGCTCTCAAG GCCAAATGGTATTACTACCTAGCGCTTGGATTGGTTGATGTGGAAGCTAATTTTCTTG TGGTGAAGGCGTACCAGTACACATCAATTACGAGTGTCATGCTACTGGATTGTTGGGCAATACCATGTGTGATGTTTCTTACCTGGTTCTTTTTGAAGACTAAGTACAGATTTAAAAAGTTTGCTGGTGTAGTCATTTGTGTTGCTGGCATCATTATTGTTGTCTTCTCAGACGTTCATTCTGCAGAGAGAGCTA GTGGTAGCAACCCACTAAAGGGTGATCTGCTTGTGATTGCCGGAGCCACACTTTACGGTGTTAGCAACGTCAGTGAG GAGTATTTCGTTAAAAGTGCTGATAGGGTTGAACTTATGGCCTTTTTAGGAACCTTTGGTGCCATTATCAGTGCTATACAGAT AAGCATACTTGAACGGGATGAACTCAAATCCATTCAATGGTCAGCTGGGGCG ACTTTTCCTTTTGTTGGATTTTCTTTGGCCATGTTTCTGTTTTACTCTGGAGTCCCCGTCTTGCTGAAG ATCAGCGGAGCTACAATGCTAAATCTATCTTTGCTCACCTCAGATATGTGGGCAGTTTTTATTCGGATGTTTGCATACAAGGAAAAG GTGGATTGGATGTACTATGTAGCCTTTGCTGCTGTTGCTGTTGGGCTCGTCGTTTATTCATG GGGTGATAAAACAGATCAAAACAATGCAGAGGTTGCTGACCAGGAGATTGAGCATAGCAAACATTTTGATGAGGAAGCCGGTTTTCGTCAACAAGATGACAGAGACATAGTGGGAAGCTCGAAATCTGGAAGTTTTAGTAAACATGCCATTGCTTCTTCAAGTGGCGTCGTGGAAAAGTAA
- the LOC140829413 gene encoding uncharacterized protein isoform X2, with amino-acid sequence MVNWKDVLTKNTLLGLALGQFLSLLVTSTGFASSELAKKGINAPTSQSFLNYVLLALIYGVIMLYRRQALKAKWYYYLALGLVDVEANFLVVKAYQYTSITSVMLLDCWAIPCVMFLTWFFLKTKYRFKKFAGVVICVAGIIIVVFSDVHSAERASGSNPLKGDLLVIAGATLYGVSNVSEEYFVKSADRVELMAFLGTFGAIISAIQISILERDELKSIQWSAGATFPFVGFSLAMFLFYSGVPVLLKISGATMLNLSLLTSDMWAVFIRMFAYKEKVDWMYYVAFAAVAVGLVVYSWGDKTDQNNAEVADQEIEHSKHFDEEAGFRQQDDRDIVGSSKSGSFSKHAIASSSGVVEK; translated from the exons ATGGTGAATTGGAAGGATGTTTTGACAAAGAATACATTGTTGGGTCTTGCCTTGGGACAATTTctttctcttctcgtcacttcAACTGGATTTGCATCTTCTGAACTAGCCAAAAAAg GAATTAATGCACCAACCTCGCAGTCGTTCTTGAATTATGTACTCTTGGCATTGATATATGGTGTCATTATGCTCTACAGAAGGCAAGCTCTCAAG GCCAAATGGTATTACTACCTAGCGCTTGGATTGGTTGATGTGGAAGCTAATTTTCTTG TGGTGAAGGCGTACCAGTACACATCAATTACGAGTGTCATGCTACTGGATTGTTGGGCAATACCATGTGTGATGTTTCTTACCTGGTTCTTTTTGAAGACTAAGTACAGATTTAAAAAGTTTGCTGGTGTAGTCATTTGTGTTGCTGGCATCATTATTGTTGTCTTCTCAGACGTTCATTCTGCAGAGAGAGCTA GTGGTAGCAACCCACTAAAGGGTGATCTGCTTGTGATTGCCGGAGCCACACTTTACGGTGTTAGCAACGTCAGTGAG GAGTATTTCGTTAAAAGTGCTGATAGGGTTGAACTTATGGCCTTTTTAGGAACCTTTGGTGCCATTATCAGTGCTATACAGAT AAGCATACTTGAACGGGATGAACTCAAATCCATTCAATGGTCAGCTGGGGCG ACTTTTCCTTTTGTTGGATTTTCTTTGGCCATGTTTCTGTTTTACTCTGGAGTCCCCGTCTTGCTGAAG ATCAGCGGAGCTACAATGCTAAATCTATCTTTGCTCACCTCAGATATGTGGGCAGTTTTTATTCGGATGTTTGCATACAAGGAAAAG GTGGATTGGATGTACTATGTAGCCTTTGCTGCTGTTGCTGTTGGGCTCGTCGTTTATTCATG GGGTGATAAAACAGATCAAAACAATGCAGAGGTTGCTGACCAGGAGATTGAGCATAGCAAACATTTTGATGAGGAAGCCGGTTTTCGTCAACAAGATGACAGAGACATAGTGGGAAGCTCGAAATCTGGAAGTTTTAGTAAACATGCCATTGCTTCTTCAAGTGGCGTCGTGGAAAAGTAA
- the LOC140829417 gene encoding chitinase-like protein 1: MMGNGGFAAMLVTLMVVCCVCTVRAEDEIIVKKVGGKRVCKQGWECDTFSEYCCNQTISKVFQTYQFENLFSKRNSPVAHAVGFWDYRSFILASSVYQPLGFGTTGGKLMQMKELAAFLGHVGAKTTCGYGVATGGPLAWGLCYNKEMSPSQDYCDDFFKYEYPCAPGAQYYGRGAIPVYWNYNYGKLGKHMKIDLLNHPEYLEQNATIAFMAAMSMWMTSKRKGQPSAHDVFVGNWKPTKNDTMEKRVPGFGATMNILYGDLVCGQGEIDPMNVCISHYQEYLDLMGVGREKAGPHEVLSCGEQIVFNPSYKSSS; this comes from the exons ATGATGGGTAACGGAGGGTTTGCGGCAATGTTGGTTACGTTGATGGTGGTTTGTTGTGTCTGCACGGTGCGTGCGGAGGATGAGATTATCGTGAAGAAGGTCGGCGGGAAGAGGGTGTGCAAGCAGGGATGGGAATGCGATACATTCTCGGAATACTGTTGCAATCAGACCATTTCCAAAGTCTTTCAGACCTACCAGTTCGAGAATCTCTTCTCCAAGAGGAATTCTCCCGTCGCTCACGCCGTTGGGTTCTGGGATTACAGATCTTTCATCCTGGCTTCCTCTGTTTATCAGCCGTTAGGCTTTGGGACCACCGGTGGGAAGCTTATGCAGATGAAGGAACTCGCTGCTTTTCTTGGCCATGTCGGCGCTAAGACTACGT GTGGTTATGGAGTGGCCACAGGTGGACCACTGGCCTGGGGCCTATGCTACAACAAGGAAATGAGTCCTAGTCAAGATTATTGTGATGATTTCTTTAAATATGAGTATCCATGTGCTCCTGGAGCACAATACTATGGTCGTGGTGCTATTCCCGTCTACTG GAACTATAATTATGGAAAGCTAGGTAAACATATGAAGATAGATTTGTTGAACCATCCTGAATACCTGGAACAAAATGCCACAATAGCCTTCATGGCTGCAATGTCGATGTGGATGACCTCGAAGAGAAAGGGGCAACCTTCAGCACATGACGTCTTTGTTGGAAACTGGAAACCAACAAAAAACGACACCATGGAGAAACGAGTTCCTGGGTTTGGCGCAACTATGAATATTTTGTACGGTGATCTTGTTTGTGGGCAAGGTGAGATTGATCCGATGAACGTGTGTATATCTCATTACCAAGAGTACCTTGACTTGATGGGAGTTGGGCGAGAGAAGGCAGGACCCCATGAAGTGCTTTCTTGTGGCGAGCAGATCGTGTTCAACCCATCCTATAAGTCATCTTCTTGA
- the LOC140829413 gene encoding uncharacterized protein isoform X3 → MIQIMVNTKIIEFLKNKNTIVALVLGQLLSLVLTSTGFSSLELVKRGINAPTSQSFLNYVLLALIYGVIMLYRRQALKAKWYYYLALGLVDVEANFLGGSNPLKGDLLVIAGATLYGVSNVSEEYFVKSADRVELMAFLGTFGAIISAIQISILERDELKSIQWSAGATFPFVGFSLAMFLFYSGVPVLLKISGATMLNLSLLTSDMWAVFIRMFAYKEKVDWMYYVAFAAVAVGLVVYSWGDKTDQNNAEVADQEIEHSKHFDEEAGFRQQDDRDIVGSSKSGSFSKHAIASSSGVVEK, encoded by the exons ATGATCCAGATCATGGTCAATACAAAAATTATCGAGTTTTTGAAGAATAAGAATACCATAGTAGCACTCGTGTTGGGACAGCTGCTTTCTCTTGTTCTGACTTCAACTGGATTTTCATCTCTTGAGTTGGTCAAACGAG GAATTAATGCACCAACCTCGCAGTCGTTCTTGAATTATGTACTCTTGGCATTGATATATGGTGTCATTATGCTCTACAGAAGGCAAGCTCTCAAG GCCAAATGGTATTACTACCTAGCGCTTGGATTGGTTGATGTGGAAGCTAATTTTCTTG GTGGTAGCAACCCACTAAAGGGTGATCTGCTTGTGATTGCCGGAGCCACACTTTACGGTGTTAGCAACGTCAGTGAG GAGTATTTCGTTAAAAGTGCTGATAGGGTTGAACTTATGGCCTTTTTAGGAACCTTTGGTGCCATTATCAGTGCTATACAGAT AAGCATACTTGAACGGGATGAACTCAAATCCATTCAATGGTCAGCTGGGGCG ACTTTTCCTTTTGTTGGATTTTCTTTGGCCATGTTTCTGTTTTACTCTGGAGTCCCCGTCTTGCTGAAG ATCAGCGGAGCTACAATGCTAAATCTATCTTTGCTCACCTCAGATATGTGGGCAGTTTTTATTCGGATGTTTGCATACAAGGAAAAG GTGGATTGGATGTACTATGTAGCCTTTGCTGCTGTTGCTGTTGGGCTCGTCGTTTATTCATG GGGTGATAAAACAGATCAAAACAATGCAGAGGTTGCTGACCAGGAGATTGAGCATAGCAAACATTTTGATGAGGAAGCCGGTTTTCGTCAACAAGATGACAGAGACATAGTGGGAAGCTCGAAATCTGGAAGTTTTAGTAAACATGCCATTGCTTCTTCAAGTGGCGTCGTGGAAAAGTAA
- the LOC140829416 gene encoding chitinase-like protein 1: MGNRRIVVALLIPAMVVSCACMVSGDDEIKEKKIGGKMMCEQGWECKGFSAYCCNQTISKFFQTYQFENLFSKRNSPVAHAVGFWDYRSFLLASAVYQPLGFGTTGGKLMQMKELAAFLGHVGAKTSCGYGVATGGPLSWGLCYNKEMSPSQDYCDDFFKYEYPCSPGAQYYGRGAIPVYWNHNYGKIGNNIKVDLLNHPEYLEQNATIAFMSAMSMWMTPKKKGQPSAHDVFVGNWKPTKNDTMEKRVPGFGTTMNILYGDIICGQGEIDPMNVLISHYLYYLDLMGVGREEAGPHEVLSCGEQIAFNPSYKSSS; encoded by the exons ATGGGTAACAGAAGAATTGTGGTGGCATTGTTGATTCCGGCAATGGTGGTTTCCTGTGCTTGCATGGTGAGTGGGGACGATGAGATCAAGGAGAAGAAAATTGGTGGGAAGATGATGTGCGAACAGGGATGGGAATGCAAGGGATTCTCTGCGTATTGTTGCAATCAAACCATTTCCAAGTTCTTTCAGACTTACCAGTTTGAGAATCTCTTCTCCAAGAGGAATTCTCCCGTGGCGCACGCCGTTGGCTTTTGGGACTATAGATCTTTCCTCTTGGCTTCCGCCGTTTATCAGCCGCTGGGTTTTGGAACCACTGGTGGGAAGCTCATGCAGATGAAGGAACTCGCAGCTTTTCTCGGTCATGTCGGCGCTAAAACTTCAT GCGGTTATGGAGTAGCCACTGGTGGACCATTATCATGGGGGCTATGCTACAACAAGGAAATGAGTCCCAGTCAAGATTATTGTGATGACTTCTTCAAATATGAGTATCCGTGTTCTCCTGGAGCGCAATACTATGGTCGTGGTGCAATTCCAGTCTACTG GAACCATAATTATGGAAAAATAGGTAACAATATCAAGGTAGATTTGTTGAACCATCCTGAGTACCTCGAACAAAATGCCACAATAGCCTTCATGTCTGCAATGTCGATGTGGATGACCCCGAAGAAAAAGGGGCAACCTTCAGCCCACGACGTTTTTGTCGGAAACTGGAAACCCACAAAAAACGACACCATGGAGAAACGAGTTCCTGGGTTTGGCACCACAATGAATATTTTGTACGGTGATATTATTTGCGGGCAAGGTGAGATTGATCCCATGAATGTTTTGATATCTCATTACCTATATTATCTCGACTTGATGGGAGTTGGGCGTGAGGAAGCAGGACCCCATGAAGTGCTTTCTTGTGGCGAGCAGATTGCTTTTAATCCATCCTATAAGTCTTCCTCTTGA
- the LOC140829418 gene encoding CMP-sialic acid transporter 5-like isoform X1 — protein MKNGMIECSVCHSKLVSPSTKSVSRAYDKHRIKVSSKQRALNFLLVGGDCVLVGLQPILVYMSKVDGKFLFSPISVNFLTEITKVVFAILMLVLQTRRQKVGEKPLLSISTFIQAARSNVLLAVPALLYAINNYLKFIMQLYFNPATVKMLSNLKVLVIAVLLKIVMKRRFSVIQWEALALLLIGITINQLRTLPEGATALSVPVTTVAYVYTLIFVTVPSMASVFNEYALKSQYDTSIYLQNLFLYGYGAIFNFLAILGSAVFKGPDSFDIFEGHSKATMLLICNNAAQGILSSFFFKYADTILKKYSSTVATIFTGIASAVMFGHTLTINFMLGISVVFISMHQFFSPLAKAKEDQQNGMHEKLDMQDNHRSRESSFINMAAGANEEASHRVGPDEKQPLLPK, from the exons ATGAAAAACGGGATGATAGAGTGCAGTGTGTGTCATTCCAAGCTGGTGTCTCCGTCCACCAAGTCTGTTTCACGAGCCTATGATAAACACAGGATCAAGGTTTCGTCCAAGCAACGGGCCCTTAATTTCCTATTGGTTGGTGGGGATTGTGTTCTCGTTGGTTTACAG CCCATTTTGGTTTATATGTCAAAGGTGGATGGAAAGTTCTTGTTTAGCCCTATTAGTGTCAATTTTTTGACGGAGATTACAAAAGTTGTCTTTGCAATTCTAATGCTTGTATTACAG ACTAGGCGGCAGAAGGTTGGTGAGAAACCACTTCTTTCAATTTCCACGTTTATTCAG GCTGCTCGCAGCAATGTGCTTCTTGCGGTTCCAGCACTTCTTTATGCTATAAATAACTATCTGAAGTTCATTATGCAG TTATATTTCAACCCTGCAACTGTTAAAATGCTGAGCAATCTAAAG GTTTTGGTCATTGCTGTGCTTCTGAAGATTGTAATGAAACGCcgattttcagttattcag TGGGAGGCTCTTGCTCTGTTGCTCATTGGGATCACCATAAATCAACTTCGAACCTTACCTGAGGGTGCCACTGCCTTGAGTGTTCCAGTTACAACTGTTGCATATGTATATACTCTGATTTTT GTGACAGTTCCTTCTATGGCCTCAGTGTTCAATGAATATGCCCTGAAGAGCCAATACGATACCAGCATTTATCTTCAG AATTTGTTTTTGTATGGATATGGAGCTATATTCAACTTCCTTGCTATTCTTGGATCTGCAGTTTTTAAAG GTCCCGACAGCTTTGATATATTCGAGGGGCATTCAAAAGCTACCATGCTTTTAATATGTAACAATGCCGCACAAGGAATTTTATCCTCCTTTTTCTTCAAATATGCTG ATACAATTTTGAAGAAGTATTCGTCAACTGTAGCTACAATATTTACGGGCATAGCATCTGCTGTTATGTTTGGCCATACTTTGACAATAAACTTTATGTTGGGTATTTCAGTGGTTTTCATCTCCATGCACCAG TTCTTTTCACCTCTTGCAAAGGCCAAGGAGGATCAACAAAATGGGATGCACGAGAAATTGGACATGCAGGACAACCATAG GTCGAGGGAGTCATCCTTTATAAATATGGCTGCTGGCGCAAATGAAGAG GCTAGCCACCGTGTAGGACCTGATGAAAAACAACCTCTGCTTCCCAAGTAA